The nucleotide sequence CAGATGGAAAAGGGCGCGTGAGTTTGAGCCATTGGGTGGGAGGGGCTTGCAAGATTCAGATTCACTGGCTTTCAAATAAGTCTGAGGCTGACGTGAAGCTCATAAAAAactcacttccctccacctctcctTGGAAAATGGCTCCTTAAATCGGCAGCCAGGATTTATCCCCTttcattttaatatataaattCCCATGCCCCAAAGACTCTGTGTCCCACCTAACTCCCCCTCTCGTCAGGCAGCTGTGATCTGAGCCATCAAGTCTGAATTTCCTGGAAAGGAAACACGCCCATTTGCAGACGCAAAAGAGAGAAAACGAAACCAACTCTCTCTTCCGGGCGGGGCAGCAGCCATGGCTACTTCTGGGGGTCCCGTGCAGGATCTCTGCAAGGAAGCCACTTGCCCCATCTGCCTGGAGTGTTTCAGGGATCCAGTGATCATCCCGGAGtgcgggcacaacttctgccgatcCTGCCTGATCCAGTGCTGGggggaatccgagggagaggcttCCTGTCCTCAGTGCAGGAAAATCATTCAGCACAGGAACCTCATCCCCAATCGGCCGCTGGCAAATGTTTTGGAAAAACTTACAGTCGGGAAACTCCGTCTTGATGAGGAAAAGGGGGccgaaggaaaggggagggtctgcgagaagcaccaggagcccctgaagctcttctgcaaggaggatgaagcccccatctgtgtggtgtgTGACAGATCCAAGGAGCACAAAAgccacgaggtgattcctctggaggAGGCGTCCCAGGAGTACAAGGTAGGAAATCTCTCTGGGTTTCCTTTGGGGATGATGAGGGTGAAAGAGCTACAGAGAAGGGGGTCTTGCAAGAAAAcgctttaatgtacagtggtgccccgcaagacgaacgcctcgcaagacggaaaacccgctagacgaaagggttttccgttttggaggcgcttcgcaaaacgaatttccctatgggcttccttcgcaagacgaaagcccatagggaaatctccgggacagcggggtagcgcagcgcgtcttccccactgtcctcggacctcctccgaaggctggcggcggggcagagagacctcctcccgccgccagccttcgtttctccgctatcccggacggcttttgaaggcaggcggggggggggggaagcaaagactttcgccccccgccggccttcagaagaggtccaggacctcttctgaaggccggcggggggcaaaagtctttgctcccccctgcctgccttcccgggggcttttaaatcgccccgggacagcggagaagtcctccgctgtcccggggcgattttaaaatgctggcgggtggcagctgaggcttcgctgccgcccgccagcattttaagatcgccccgacagcggagaagccctccgctgtcccggggttttctaaaatgctggcgggcggcagcggaggcttcgctcccgcccgcccgcattttaagatcgccccggacagcggagaagtctccgctgtcccggggttttttaaaatgctgggggtgggaagaaaagcccttgttcccccccccccagccttcagaagaggtcgggggacagactgtccccggacctggtctgaagtcggtttccataggaacgcattaattgaatttcaatgcattcctatgggaaaccgtgcttcgcaagacggaaaaatcgcaagacgacaaaacttgcggaatgaattaatttcgtcttgcgaggcaccactgtattctccccTCCGGCAGCCAAAGAGTCACTCGCCAGCAGGAGCTTTTGTCCAGCCTTCTAAAACTAAACCTCTGAAACTCTGTTcaataaacatttcttttttcctttctgggGATTATAGTGCCCCCAATGTCCCCCTGCTGGAGAAACTCACCCCCAGTTCATCCTCTGGTAGCAGCTCCCTTAGGAAAGGGCTGGAGGGAGGAGCAATGGAGGTGGCAGGGATAGAATACAGAATggtggagatggaagggaccctgagggccatctagtccaaccccccgcaatgcaggaattctgcccacagtTGTCCCTggttgggctcgaaccaccaaccttctggttaacagccagacacattgACCCATTGCGCCACAGGTTCCGAGGATGACGAAGGCAAAGACCACAGTCTTCGGGGCAGGGAGCAAGCATGTGATTCAACTTTCCTGTTATTATGAATTCCAACAgagaaaaaaagcaagcaaactttgattttgttttgttttcaggatCAGATCAGCACCTACCTAGACAACatgaagaaggagagagagaaatttctgGTGTTTAAAGCGGACGCAGAAAAGGAAAGTCAAGACCTGCTTGTAAGCATCATTGTTACTTGAAAGTGAATAAGTGCTGTAGTCTTAAATCGAAATTTAGATAGATGGAGAGATaccggtgcggggggggggggatttttctatatgcaagtacagctgctagaatagtgattgctgctaggtggaagtcacaaactatactcacaaaggaagaatggatttgtaaactaagtgaatatttatttttggcaaaattaactgctttAATAAGAAATCAGTCGAATCAAAATTAAATCAAAATCTGGGGAAATACAGAAAGAGGTTTCTTTCTAAACAGCCTTATAGCCCACAGACATTTGAAGGATGGAGTGAGCTTGTGCTTATGAAACACTTTCCCTGCTGAATATTGGCGTAATCTCTCTAAAATGTCAGAAGTGGCCTTCTAAAGGAATTGGGATAACTGGCCTCTTCATCCTTTCAAGAGCAGACTAGATGCCTGATATTGGCCCACTGTTCTCTTCTTTCAACCTCTTTGCTGCAGAAACAAACAggtgcagagagggaaaagatGGTGGCTGAGTTCAGGCAActgcaccagtttctggaagaacAAGAGAAACGTATTCTGGCCCAGAtggcagaggtggagaaggagattgcagccaaAAGGGAGGAGCACCTGGCCAGACTCTCCAgggaactctcctctcttgacagCCTCATccgggagatggaggagaagcttCAGGAACCAGCAAGTGAACTCCTGCAGGTGAGGCCTCATCCTGATGCGAGAGGGTGGAGTGTGATGCTTCAGACTATAGGCATTTCTTAGTCACATAAAAATGTTGCTGGAAGGAAAACAgtacatgaataataataataataaattttatttatatcccgccctccccagccgaagccgggctcagggcggctaacaacaataaaacagtacaaaagtacaacataaacaacattctaaaaccattcattataaaaattaattaattcaagccactagcaaccattgggccagagctccgcgaagattgccgagggagggagtcaggctgtgccctggccaaaggcctggtggaacagctctgtcttgcaggccctgcggaaagatgtcaagtcccgcagggccctggtctcttgtaacagagtgttccaccagattggagccacagccgaaaaagccctggctctagttgaggccagcctaacttctctgtggcctgggaccttcaagatgtttttatttgaagaccgtaagtttctctgtggggcataccaggagaggcggtcccgtaggtacgagggtcctaggccatatagggctttaaaggttgaaaccagcaccttaaacctgatcctgtactccaccgggagccagtgcagctggtatagcaccgggtgaatgtgatctcgcagcgaagacctcgtaaggagtctcgctgcagcattctgcacccgctggagtttctgggtcagtctcaagggcagccccacctagagcaagttacaataatccagtctggaggtgaccgtcgcgtggatcacagtggctaggtcagggcgagagaggtaaggagccaactgcttagcttggcggagatggaaaaatgctgcctttgttatagctgcaatctgcgcctccatggaaagggaggtgtcgaagactacacccaaactcttaacggacggtgctggcactaattgcgcccctgcaagagatgggagttgcgtCCGTCCTGGTGAAAGGCGTCCGTCCTGGTGTCGCAGAAGGGGCCCTGCTAGATCAAACCACAGGCCCCTTCATTCTAGCATTGTGTTCTCTCATTGGCCAACCAGAGGTCTCTGAGAAGCCTAAAAAACAGTAGTGCTCTCCaaacctgtgattcccagaagcTGGTACTCAGCTCCTTAGCATTTAGACTGGAGAAATGGCTCCACTGatatccttctttctttctttctttctttctttctttctttctttctttctttctttctttccctccaggATATTGGAAGCTTCTTGCAGAGGTAAGTGATGGAAAGCCCCTGCCTCATTATGTTACTAGAAAAGTTCTTTTGAGAGGAACTCACTCTCCAGTTCCTCCTTCCAGAGATAGCTTAGGACTCCATCGTCCATTTCACAAGATCACAGACAAAAATAGGGACACATTTTCATAGTCATTTGTAGCTATTGGTCTCATCTACAATCATAGGAAGGAAGCCATTCCTCATTCCCCTCCATTACATATTTCTCCCTTTTCCCTGATTGATTCATTTACTGTTTAATAATTACAGAAAAGGGAGGACATCCCAAAGGGGCTTGTAAATATCTTCACTATAACTTACCCTTAAATATCCAGTGTATTTCTGGCTTCTGCAGGTTCTTCCTCAGACATAAGAAGGTGAGAAAGGGCTTTGCTGGATCCACCCAGTGgctcatcaagtccagcatcctcttttcacagtgactaaccagatgcCAGTGTGAAACCCGTGAGCAGGATCCGGGCCCCAGAGgacactcccctcctgtggttcagAGGCACCACAGCCTTTGACCCAGCTATCGTGGCCAATAAGTGTTGAGagctttgttctccaaatggcttcaatatatttttaaaatcttccaTGTTTAGAAAATACAGCTTTAATTTCTAATATTTCTCCCTACTTTAAATGTAACTACTGGGCTAAAAAGTATTAATAACTTTAATCATTTGAAATGCTTCGCTAAAACTGATGCAGTTCTAGATCTCTTTCTAAGGAccttgtattgttattttttcttcCAAAGAATTCATTTGCATACATTCAGTCTTATCTCCATATATTCCCTTCCATGTACTATGGAAGCAGGTGTGTGTCGGGTTTCCTTCAACTTCTTAGATGCTTTCTAGATTCAGACGTCATCTTGATGCTCCCTTTTGCCATAGGAAGAACTCTGCTCCCAAGTCTTCATGATATTTCCATGGTGCCTTTATAATCAGAATGAGACACCTGCCGTGCCAGAAAGCTCCTTGCATTGGAAGGATGGTGGCTTGACTTGGTTCTTCTCCTCCCAGGTCGCAGGAGAAGGAGAACTTAGAGGATCCTCCTGTGGCTTTTCCTCCTGCTCTGAAGTGGAAGATCTGGGACTTCTGTGATATTAATCCCTTCCTGGAGGGAGTCATGAAGAAATTCAGAGGTAGTAAAGAAGGGCTGTAAGGATTCTATACTAGATGAAAGTGTCCAGGTCATATGTTATATTAGCAATGCCAGGAAAATGAAAGGTTTATGTATTTATCCTCTTTCAGTATCCAGATGCCACCCTTTCATATACAGATGACTCACAACTTACGCTAATTTTACTCACACAGTCACAGCTTGATGGGGATCAcaaataaatcatagaatcatagagttggaagagaccacaagggccatcgagtccaaccccctgccaaacaggaaacaccatcagagcactctaaATAGGAATTTAGAATTACTTGTTGGGATGTGGAGGCTCTCGTGAGAAATGGTGctcttaatgtttgattttttactatgtttcaatacagtggtacctcgggttaagtacttaattcgttccggaggtctgtacttaacctgaaactgttcttaacctgaagaccactttagctaatggggcctcctgctgctgccgtgccgccagagcacgatttctgttctcatcctgaagcaaagttcttaacctgaagcactatttctgggttagcagagtctgtaacctgaagcgtatgtagcctgatgcatatgtaacctgaggtaccactgtatatgctgtgAGCCGCGCAGAGTgactgggcggggtataataataattattattattacatctccTCAAGATTGTGGTTGATGGTGAGATCTTCTGGGGGTCCTGCTCCTCCTCTAAGGTCTGAGCAGGCCTGAATCTTGACATCGCCCCTGCCCTGGCTTATGCAGGTATAGGCAGCATGGTGGGTTTTAGACATTTTAAATGGcaactcccatgagctccagctggcatggccgatggttagggatgatgggaactgtagtccacaatgCCTAAAGTCCATCACTCTGGCTTCCCCAGCTATAATTGCATGAGCTCATATTGTCATTACCAGATTAGTTACCAGGGTGATGGTGTGATGCTAAATCTCTGTTCCCTTTTCTTCACCAGACACTGTGGAATCTGGACTTGAGCTGCAAAAAGGTAAATTTCAGGGTCGAATAGCGGCAcaattttatccccccccccccaggtagcaGTTTCCACATCTGCCTTACAGGTTTTCTGTCACTTTCAGGAAGTGATAAATTaggttggtaaaggtaaaggacccttgacagttaagtccagtcgcaaatgactctggggttgtggcgctcatttcgctttacatgccaagggagctggtgtttgtccgcagacagttttttcaggtcatgtggccagcatgactaacccacttctggtgcaacggaacaccgaaaccagagcagcgcacggaaatgccgtttaccttcccatcggaggggtacctctttatctacttgcactttttggcgtactttcaaactgctaggttggcaggagcagggaccgagcaatgggagctcaccccgttgtggggatttgaaccgccaaccttctgatcggcaagcccaagaggttcagtggtttagaccacagcaccccccATGTCCCTTACTTAGGTTGTTACACTTCCccaattcacattttaaaagggcatcagatgtcaatcagccaaaggcctggttaaagaggaatgtttttgcctggcacctaaatgtgTATAACGAAGGTGCCAGGCCTTCATTAAAATGATCTTTTGAAGGATATCATTGGAGGAGAATGCATTTTTGTCCTATTTGAGTTTCATTACCAATATCAATGGGATGAGCAGAACTTCAGCATTCCCAACAGGCAAGTCAACTGTCTGGCATCTGCAGAGAGAGGCAGCCTGCCTGACAACATCTGCTCATCAAAACAGAGCCCCCCCTGATTCGCTCTCAGAGCCCCAAGCAGGTCATTTCACACAGAGAGGGTCAAGGGAGACTAGTCGCTTTCATAAGCAGCAGAGCATAGAGACAGTTTTATGGGTGtcagtgttttttctttttataaactgCCTGGAAAGGTGGGGTAAAACATCCTTTAAATACATAACTGAACTTGGGTGGTTGCCATGAGACGGGTGTGTTCCCTGCTGTGGCCTGCAGCCAGATTTACCTGCCATTTCAAGCATAGTGTGTCCTGTGAGGGAAAAGATTGAGCTGTGAATCAGGGAGTCCCTGTTTGATGAGTAAAGAGGCCACTCTCAGCCTCAGTCCTCCCGTCTGAAAAACGTGCATAATAAAGTTGACCTTACTTACAGGGCTGGTGTAAGGTTTCTGTGCACAGTGATTTCATTACCAGAAAATAGGAGGGTTCCTTTTGATGGCACAACTCCCACAAAACCATACAGATGTTTCAAGAAGTAGTATTAAGAACTTGTGGAGCATCCTAGCCCCAAACACTATCAACTGAGTCCCTGTTCATTTCAGAGGGAATTACATTACTGTCTAAAGCAAAGTCAGCTCCCCAGTTGATGTggttcctcttttctttcctcctctgccgCCACAGAAAACATAATTTTGGATCCAGACACAGCAAATCCCTGGCTCATCCTGTCTGAGGATCGAAagagtgtgagagagggagaagtgcGTCAAGGCCTGCCAGACAACCCTGAGAGATTTGACATACATAGCTATGTACTGGGATGTCAGGGTTTCACATCAGGCCGACATTTCTGGGAAGTCGTTGTGGGGAGCGAGGGGGAATGGGCCGTGGGGGTGGCCAGAAAGTCTGTGAAGAGGAAGGGCAAGTTCTCTTTTGGTCCTAGTGAAGGGATCTGGGGTATGGGAAAGTGGCGCGGTAGGTACAAGTTCTGCTCCCCC is from Podarcis muralis chromosome 2, rPodMur119.hap1.1, whole genome shotgun sequence and encodes:
- the LOC144326113 gene encoding zinc finger protein RFP-like gives rise to the protein MATSGGPVQDLCKEATCPICLECFRDPVIIPECGHNFCRSCLIQCWGESEGEASCPQCRKIIQHRNLIPNRPLANVLEKLTVGKLRLDEEKGAEGKGRVCEKHQEPLKLFCKEDEAPICVVCDRSKEHKSHEVIPLEEASQEYKDQISTYLDNMKKEREKFLVFKADAEKESQDLLKQTGAEREKMVAEFRQLHQFLEEQEKRILAQMAEVEKEIAAKREEHLARLSRELSSLDSLIREMEEKLQEPASELLQDIGSFLQRSQEKENLEDPPVAFPPALKWKIWDFCDINPFLEGVMKKFRDTVESGLELQKENIILDPDTANPWLILSEDRKSVREGEVRQGLPDNPERFDIHSYVLGCQGFTSGRHFWEVVVGSEGEWAVGVARKSVKRKGKFSFGPSEGIWGMGKWRGRYKFCSPRKEPERIRVALNCEGGWVSFYDADTAALLQSYSAASFSGETFQPLFSVSAKGHLALSEGRDRQADTYRHIFDLSSLLSQRH